One stretch of Xanthomonas sp. DAR 35659 DNA includes these proteins:
- a CDS encoding TIGR00266 family protein, which translates to MTQWYFLTGSEQARSGPLDDADAIAFARTHPAALAWRQGQSGWKPASQIDELRDTNAAGLPPDLPPPPGAGGRADEIDYRIVGHEMQFVEIELDPGESAVAEAGALMFKDAAVQMDTVFGDGSNSQGSGLMGKLFSAGKRLVTGESLFTTVFTHQGQGKAKVAFAAPYPGTVLAMKLDQHGGRLICQKDSFLAGARGVSLGIHFQRKIMTGLFGGEGFIMQKLEGDGWVFVHAGGCVVERELAAGERLDVDTGCVVAFHSTVDMDVRPVSGIKSMFFGGEGMFLATLTGPGKVWLQSLPFSRLAGRMFAAAPQGGGQNRGEGSVLGGFGRILDGDNNF; encoded by the coding sequence ATGACCCAGTGGTACTTCCTCACCGGCAGCGAACAGGCGCGTTCCGGCCCGCTCGACGACGCCGACGCCATCGCCTTCGCCCGCACCCATCCGGCCGCGCTGGCCTGGCGCCAGGGCCAGAGCGGCTGGAAGCCGGCCAGCCAGATCGACGAACTGCGCGACACCAACGCGGCCGGCCTGCCGCCGGATCTGCCGCCGCCGCCCGGCGCCGGCGGCCGCGCCGACGAGATCGACTACCGCATCGTCGGCCACGAGATGCAGTTCGTGGAGATCGAACTGGATCCGGGCGAGAGCGCCGTGGCCGAGGCCGGCGCGCTGATGTTCAAGGACGCGGCGGTGCAGATGGACACCGTGTTCGGCGACGGCTCCAACAGCCAGGGCAGCGGCCTGATGGGCAAGCTGTTCTCGGCCGGCAAGCGCCTGGTCACCGGCGAGAGCCTGTTCACCACCGTGTTCACCCACCAGGGCCAGGGCAAGGCCAAGGTCGCCTTCGCCGCGCCGTATCCCGGCACGGTGCTGGCGATGAAGCTGGACCAGCACGGCGGCCGCCTGATCTGCCAGAAGGACAGCTTCCTGGCCGGCGCGCGCGGCGTGTCGCTGGGCATCCACTTCCAGCGCAAGATCATGACCGGCCTGTTCGGCGGCGAGGGCTTCATCATGCAGAAGCTGGAAGGCGACGGCTGGGTGTTCGTGCATGCCGGCGGCTGCGTGGTCGAGCGCGAGCTGGCCGCCGGCGAACGCCTGGACGTGGACACCGGCTGCGTGGTCGCGTTCCATTCCACGGTGGACATGGACGTGCGCCCGGTCAGCGGCATCAAGAGCATGTTCTTCGGCGGCGAAGGCATGTTCCTGGCCACGCTGACCGGCCCTGGCAAGGTGTGGCTGCAGTCGCTGCCGTTCTCGCGCCTGGCCGGGCGCATGTTCGCCGCCGCGCCGCAGGGCGGCGGGCAGAACCGCGGCGAAGGCTCGGTGCTGGGCGGCTTCGGGCGGATCCTGGACGGCGACAACAACTTCTGA
- a CDS encoding TonB-dependent receptor plug domain-containing protein — MHCSTLHRTAMASALAMALFSPLAALAQDAPPPPAERTDPSAAAGSNEKARTLDSIMVTGSRIKRAEVEGPAPVTVITGAQIMKEGFTTVYEALGSLTEVTGNVQNDYDWGQSSVNASPLNLRNLGPGRSLLLINGHRVADYPMPYQGKSNFANYNNIPTGIVDRIEVLSTGASAIYGSDAVAGVVNVILKKDIDGDTLRARYGTTTEGGRDVRDVSWSGGRHGEDWSVAYTMQYFDRKPLWSHERPFMDEESDSPRRNWSYGGVRQNTATNTPQAGIRLFDVTNNVRIRPPSGACDQFDGEFYEHNRITYNDFNGAQTDTGWQCANRAAFQHWTLRNGSKDLSLYLYGTKQFGDVEAWATYGYWDSTGKSNTFMPAWASPDYIDRDSGQRRSLLRYFAPGEIGGEDSALTKSKEKNWDFSVGLRGTVFGDRFDWEVMAGRAEYEIQERFPIIHNPRASEFFLGPSLGIDATSGLEIHAPGYNRLWNPVSRNDYEGIRAIGDKKARTWLSQASAVLSGDLFEGWAGPIGFAGVLEAAEQGYKLTPDPNTLGLNPVYETPFGNVETGGGERKRYAAGVEFKIPLLKNLILSAAGRYDRYDAVADDAATTYNAGLEWRPFTSLLLRGSYATSFRAPDMHFVYADPSESVADQVDYLACLTDPNRQTSNCPGGDGDPYHIDNPVIARQGSQDLLYETGDSLTYGFVWDAFDGFSLSVDYWRINIEDAIDDVGADQVLLDEAYCITGQQPADKPARTPPSQALCDLQRSRVTRDADGVVTRVEIGPINRAKQSVSGVDLASRYSVQTARLGNFDFALNYTRQLTYKYAQFDGDLFENTRDRERQIRYRGRASATWTLDPWTAVLYVDWTAGTRSDRFGGCTALPNGFRPDVATDCTDLRTNAAGERSISYGQKSELVGYYNQDRIYWNASLGYQATDALRLNVYVNNILNDHYQDKWCGGFAYCVSNPVGREVAAEVVYRFD, encoded by the coding sequence ATGCACTGCTCAACACTGCATCGCACCGCCATGGCGAGCGCGCTCGCCATGGCCTTGTTTTCGCCGTTAGCCGCGCTGGCGCAGGACGCGCCGCCACCGCCCGCGGAACGGACCGACCCGTCCGCCGCGGCCGGGAGCAATGAAAAGGCGAGGACGCTCGACTCGATCATGGTCACCGGTTCGCGCATCAAGCGCGCGGAGGTCGAGGGACCGGCGCCGGTCACGGTGATCACCGGCGCGCAGATCATGAAGGAAGGCTTCACCACGGTGTACGAAGCGCTCGGCTCGCTCACCGAGGTCACCGGCAACGTGCAGAACGACTACGACTGGGGCCAAAGCTCGGTCAACGCCAGTCCGCTGAACCTGCGCAATCTCGGCCCCGGCCGCAGCCTGCTGCTGATCAACGGCCACCGTGTGGCCGACTACCCCATGCCGTACCAGGGCAAGAGCAACTTCGCCAACTACAACAACATCCCCACCGGCATCGTCGATCGCATCGAGGTGCTGTCCACCGGCGCCTCGGCGATCTACGGGTCCGATGCGGTGGCCGGCGTAGTCAACGTCATCCTGAAGAAGGACATCGACGGCGACACCCTGCGCGCGCGCTACGGCACCACCACCGAGGGCGGGCGCGACGTCCGCGATGTGTCCTGGTCCGGAGGCCGCCACGGCGAGGACTGGAGCGTCGCTTACACGATGCAGTACTTCGACCGCAAACCGCTGTGGTCGCACGAACGCCCCTTCATGGACGAGGAATCGGATTCGCCGCGCCGCAACTGGAGCTACGGCGGCGTGCGGCAGAACACTGCGACCAATACGCCGCAGGCCGGCATCCGCCTCTTCGACGTGACCAACAATGTGCGGATTCGCCCGCCGAGCGGCGCCTGCGATCAGTTCGACGGCGAGTTCTACGAACACAACCGCATCACCTACAACGATTTCAACGGGGCGCAGACCGACACCGGCTGGCAGTGCGCCAATCGTGCCGCGTTCCAGCACTGGACGCTGCGCAACGGCAGCAAGGACCTGTCGCTGTATCTGTACGGCACCAAGCAGTTCGGCGACGTCGAAGCCTGGGCGACCTACGGCTACTGGGATTCGACCGGCAAGAGCAATACCTTCATGCCGGCCTGGGCCAGCCCGGACTACATCGACCGCGACAGCGGCCAGCGCCGCAGCCTGTTGCGCTACTTCGCCCCGGGCGAGATCGGCGGCGAGGACAGTGCGCTGACCAAGTCCAAGGAAAAGAACTGGGATTTCAGCGTCGGCCTGCGCGGCACCGTGTTCGGCGATCGCTTCGACTGGGAAGTGATGGCCGGCCGCGCCGAATACGAGATCCAGGAGCGCTTCCCGATCATCCACAACCCGCGCGCCTCGGAATTCTTCCTGGGCCCGTCGCTGGGCATCGATGCGACGAGCGGCCTGGAGATCCATGCCCCCGGCTACAACCGGCTATGGAATCCCGTGTCGCGCAACGACTACGAAGGCATCCGCGCGATCGGCGACAAGAAGGCGCGGACCTGGCTCAGCCAGGCCAGCGCCGTGCTCAGCGGCGATCTGTTCGAAGGCTGGGCCGGCCCGATCGGCTTTGCCGGGGTGCTGGAAGCCGCGGAGCAGGGCTACAAGCTGACCCCCGACCCCAACACCCTGGGCCTGAACCCCGTGTACGAAACGCCGTTCGGCAACGTCGAGACGGGCGGCGGCGAGCGCAAGCGCTATGCGGCCGGAGTGGAATTCAAGATTCCCCTGCTCAAGAACCTGATCCTGTCGGCCGCCGGTCGCTACGATCGCTACGACGCGGTCGCCGACGATGCCGCCACCACCTACAACGCCGGCCTGGAGTGGCGTCCGTTCACCAGCCTGCTGCTGCGCGGCAGCTATGCCACCAGCTTCCGCGCGCCGGACATGCACTTCGTCTATGCCGACCCCAGCGAAAGCGTGGCCGACCAGGTCGACTACCTGGCCTGCCTGACCGATCCCAACCGCCAGACCAGCAACTGTCCCGGCGGCGATGGCGACCCGTACCACATCGACAATCCCGTGATCGCCCGGCAGGGCTCGCAGGATCTGCTGTACGAAACCGGCGACTCGCTGACCTACGGCTTCGTCTGGGACGCGTTCGACGGCTTCTCGCTCAGTGTCGACTACTGGCGGATCAACATCGAGGATGCGATCGACGACGTCGGCGCCGACCAGGTGTTGCTGGACGAGGCGTACTGCATCACCGGGCAGCAGCCGGCGGACAAGCCGGCGCGGACCCCGCCCAGCCAGGCGCTGTGCGACCTGCAGCGCAGCCGCGTGACGCGCGACGCCGACGGCGTGGTGACCCGCGTGGAGATCGGCCCGATCAACCGCGCCAAGCAAAGCGTGAGCGGTGTCGATCTGGCCTCGCGCTACAGCGTGCAGACCGCGCGCTTGGGCAATTTCGACTTCGCGCTCAACTACACCCGGCAGCTGACCTACAAGTACGCGCAGTTCGACGGCGATCTGTTCGAGAACACCCGCGACCGCGAACGCCAGATCCGCTACCGCGGACGCGCCAGCGCGACCTGGACCCTGGATCCGTGGACCGCGGTGCTGTACGTGGACTGGACCGCGGGCACCCGCAGCGACCGCTTCGGCGGTTGCACCGCGCTGCCCAATGGCTTCCGTCCGGACGTGGCCACCGACTGCACGGATCTGCGCACGAACGCGGCGGGCGAGCGCAGCATCAGTTACGGACAGAAGAGCGAGCTGGTGGGTTACTACAACCAGGACCGGATCTACTGGAACGCCAGCCTCGGCTATCAGGCCACGGACGCGTTGCGCCTGAACGTCTACGTCAACAACATCCTCAACGATCATTATCAGGACAAGTGGTGCGGTGGCTTCGCCTACTGCGTGTCCAATCCGGTGGGGCGCGAGGTGGCTGCCGAGGTCGTCTACCGCTTCGATTGA
- a CDS encoding acid phosphatase, with protein sequence MPVSPTCRFRFVAVVLALALAACSGPALRAPSPVAAKAVGYLPAAAVPDSLQLLPPPPAEGSPGEALDLAVNREALALGGSARWQQASRDADLRFPSGAGQFACALGVTIDAQRTPHLYTLLERSRIDASAATKAAKRQYQRARPFLRNQQAVCTPDDLDDLRQSGSYPSGHSAIGWAWALTLSEIAPERADALIARGRNYGESRLVCNVHWQSDVLAGRFMGAATVARLHDDPGFRADLEGARKEIAAARAHGLAPAKDCAAEAETLQVRPASAL encoded by the coding sequence ATGCCCGTGTCGCCCACCTGCCGTTTCCGCTTCGTCGCCGTCGTGTTGGCGCTCGCCCTGGCCGCCTGCAGCGGCCCCGCGCTGCGTGCGCCCTCGCCTGTGGCGGCCAAGGCGGTGGGCTATCTGCCTGCCGCGGCGGTCCCCGACAGCTTGCAGCTGTTGCCGCCGCCGCCGGCCGAGGGCTCGCCCGGCGAGGCGCTGGATCTGGCGGTCAACCGCGAGGCATTGGCGCTAGGCGGCAGCGCGCGCTGGCAGCAGGCCTCGCGCGACGCCGATCTGCGCTTTCCGAGCGGTGCCGGCCAGTTCGCCTGCGCGCTGGGCGTGACGATCGATGCGCAGCGCACCCCGCACCTGTACACCCTGTTGGAGCGCAGCCGCATCGACGCCAGCGCCGCCACCAAGGCGGCCAAGCGCCAGTACCAGCGCGCGCGGCCGTTCCTGCGCAACCAGCAGGCGGTCTGCACCCCCGACGACCTCGACGACCTGCGCCAGAGCGGCTCCTATCCGTCGGGACACAGTGCCATCGGTTGGGCCTGGGCGCTGACCCTGAGCGAGATCGCGCCCGAGCGCGCCGATGCGCTGATCGCGCGCGGCCGCAACTACGGCGAGAGCCGGCTGGTGTGCAACGTGCATTGGCAGAGCGACGTACTCGCCGGCCGCTTCATGGGCGCGGCCACGGTGGCGCGGCTGCACGACGACCCGGGCTTCCGCGCCGACCTGGAAGGCGCGCGCAAGGAGATCGCCGCCGCCCGCGCACACGGCCTGGCGCCGGCCAAGGATTGCGCGGCGGAAGCCGAGACGTTACAGGTACGGCCCGCCAGCGCGCTGTAG
- a CDS encoding rhomboid family intramembrane serine protease — MDTSSLSTPPPEHEAQGRFDRARILRAFNASLALVALLVAVFASQGLFDWRPWSVGPQQASGLLGLLTAPLLHGSLEHLAANAGALLILGTLAGSVYPRATLAGLPLLWLGAGLGAWLLGDPGSHHLGASGVTHGLLFLVFFLALLRRDRAAIAASMIAFLFYGGMLVTVLPHEAGVSWQSHLGGAVGGVIAALLLRHRDPLPPRQRYSWEDEEEDTLVPLDQELEPPPPAQVPVLWQPAPPPRGVVLRFPPREERDGG, encoded by the coding sequence ATGGACACCTCTTCGCTCTCCACGCCCCCGCCCGAGCACGAGGCGCAGGGCCGTTTCGACCGCGCCCGGATCCTGCGCGCCTTCAATGCCAGCCTGGCCCTCGTCGCGTTGCTGGTGGCGGTGTTCGCCAGCCAGGGCCTGTTCGACTGGCGGCCCTGGTCGGTGGGGCCGCAGCAGGCCAGCGGCCTGCTCGGGCTGCTGACGGCGCCGCTGCTGCACGGGTCGCTGGAGCACCTGGCGGCCAATGCCGGCGCGCTGCTGATCCTGGGCACCCTGGCCGGCAGCGTGTATCCGCGCGCCACCCTGGCCGGGCTGCCGTTGCTGTGGCTGGGCGCTGGCCTGGGCGCCTGGCTGCTCGGCGACCCCGGCAGCCATCACCTGGGCGCCAGCGGCGTCACCCACGGCCTGTTGTTCCTGGTGTTCTTCCTGGCGCTGCTGCGCCGCGACCGCGCGGCGATCGCCGCCAGCATGATCGCCTTCCTGTTCTATGGCGGCATGCTGGTGACGGTGCTGCCGCACGAGGCCGGCGTGTCCTGGCAATCGCACCTGGGCGGCGCGGTGGGCGGGGTGATCGCGGCGCTGCTGCTGCGCCACCGCGACCCGTTGCCGCCGCGCCAGCGCTACAGCTGGGAAGACGAGGAGGAGGACACGCTGGTGCCGCTGGACCAGGAACTGGAACCGCCGCCGCCGGCGCAGGTGCCGGTGCTGTGGCAGCCTGCGCCACCGCCGCGCGGCGTGGTGCTGCGTTTCCCGCCGCGCGAGGAGCGCGACGGGGGCTGA
- a CDS encoding TerC family protein produces the protein METIGNVWLWGGFAIVVIVALLADLVLMRHGGPHKVTFKEALWWSLGWIALALAFNAGLWWYLRETIDVATGNQYGLEFLTGYLVEKSLAVDNIFVFLMIMSYFAVPEEQRQRVLVIGVLGAIVLRAVMIFAGSVLLTKFHWLLYVFGAFLLLTGIKMWFSAGKEPDLEANPVLRFMRKHLRLTPQYHGNALSVTQEGKRWFTPLFAVLMLIAITDVIFAVDSIPAIFAITTDPFIVLTSNVFAVLGLRAMFFLLAGMADRFHLLPYGLAIVLVFIGTKMLIIDLYKIPVLVSLLAVAVVIGATIVLSLLRPAKPAH, from the coding sequence ATGGAAACGATAGGCAACGTGTGGTTGTGGGGCGGCTTCGCGATCGTGGTGATCGTGGCGCTGCTGGCGGACCTGGTGCTGATGCGCCACGGCGGTCCGCACAAGGTCACCTTCAAGGAGGCGCTGTGGTGGAGCCTGGGCTGGATCGCCCTGGCGCTGGCGTTCAACGCCGGCCTGTGGTGGTACCTGCGCGAGACCATCGACGTGGCCACCGGCAACCAGTACGGGCTGGAGTTCCTGACCGGCTACCTGGTCGAGAAGTCGCTGGCGGTCGACAACATCTTCGTGTTCCTGATGATCATGAGCTACTTCGCGGTGCCGGAGGAGCAGCGCCAGCGCGTGCTGGTGATCGGCGTGCTCGGCGCGATCGTGCTGCGCGCGGTGATGATCTTCGCCGGCTCGGTGCTGCTGACCAAGTTCCACTGGCTGCTGTACGTGTTCGGCGCGTTCCTGCTGCTGACCGGCATCAAGATGTGGTTCTCGGCGGGCAAGGAGCCGGACCTGGAGGCCAACCCGGTGCTGCGCTTCATGCGCAAGCACCTGCGCCTGACCCCGCAGTACCACGGCAACGCGCTGAGCGTGACCCAGGAGGGCAAGCGCTGGTTCACCCCGCTGTTCGCGGTGCTGATGCTGATCGCGATCACCGACGTGATCTTCGCGGTGGACAGCATCCCGGCGATCTTCGCGATCACCACCGACCCGTTCATCGTGCTGACCTCCAACGTGTTCGCGGTGCTGGGCCTGCGCGCGATGTTCTTCCTGCTGGCGGGCATGGCCGACCGTTTCCACCTGCTGCCCTACGGCCTGGCGATCGTGCTGGTGTTCATCGGCACCAAGATGCTGATCATCGACCTGTACAAGATCCCGGTGCTGGTGTCGCTGCTGGCGGTGGCGGTGGTGATCGGCGCGACCATCGTGCTGAGCCTGCTGCGTCCGGCCAAGCCGGCGCACTGA
- a CDS encoding class I SAM-dependent rRNA methyltransferase has protein sequence MNSPLPVVRLKNAWRSSHPWIFQKLVEKPAAKPKPGALVDVVGVDGAWIGRGFYNGHSRIAVRILETHPDIAVDESWFARKIAEAVSLRRDVLKLDAVSDAWRVVHAEGDGLSGLVVDRYGDLLVVEFFSAGMFRHREWIYAALRAQFPGARFYSFAEEHVQKQESFDYRPVSSSGERPEPAIISEYGVRFRADPAGAHKTGFFADQRENRQWLSQQVEGKRVLDLCCNTGGFAVYAKVRGATEVVGVDIDEDVIEIAKGNARLNDVRPKFVQADIFPYLRDAAARGDRYDVVILDPAKMTRDRDQVIPALKKYLDMNKLALGVVAPGGLFATFSCTGLVAEHEFLDMLRRAAYFSGRTIQILKVAGAGADHPFMAHVQESRYLKAVFCRVLD, from the coding sequence ATGAATAGTCCCCTGCCCGTAGTCCGCCTCAAGAACGCCTGGCGCTCCAGCCATCCTTGGATCTTCCAGAAACTGGTCGAAAAACCCGCCGCCAAGCCCAAGCCGGGCGCGCTGGTGGACGTGGTCGGGGTGGACGGCGCGTGGATCGGCCGCGGCTTCTACAACGGCCACTCGCGCATCGCCGTGCGCATCCTCGAGACCCATCCGGACATCGCCGTCGACGAGTCCTGGTTCGCGCGCAAGATCGCCGAGGCGGTGTCGCTGCGCCGTGACGTGCTCAAGCTGGACGCGGTCAGCGACGCCTGGCGCGTGGTGCATGCCGAGGGCGACGGCCTGTCCGGCCTGGTGGTGGACCGCTACGGCGACCTGCTGGTGGTGGAGTTCTTCAGCGCCGGCATGTTCCGCCACCGCGAGTGGATCTACGCCGCGCTGCGCGCGCAGTTCCCCGGCGCGCGCTTCTACAGCTTCGCCGAGGAGCACGTGCAGAAGCAGGAGAGCTTCGACTACCGGCCGGTGTCCAGCAGCGGCGAGCGCCCGGAGCCGGCGATCATCAGCGAATACGGCGTGCGCTTCCGCGCCGATCCGGCCGGCGCGCACAAGACCGGCTTCTTCGCCGACCAGCGCGAGAACCGCCAGTGGCTGAGCCAGCAGGTGGAGGGCAAGCGCGTGCTCGACCTGTGCTGCAACACCGGCGGCTTCGCCGTCTACGCCAAGGTCCGCGGCGCCACCGAGGTGGTCGGCGTGGACATCGACGAGGACGTGATCGAGATCGCCAAGGGCAACGCCCGCCTCAACGACGTGCGGCCCAAGTTCGTGCAGGCCGATATCTTCCCGTACCTGCGCGATGCCGCCGCGCGCGGCGACCGGTACGACGTGGTGATCCTGGACCCGGCGAAGATGACCCGCGACCGCGACCAGGTGATCCCGGCGCTGAAGAAGTACCTGGACATGAACAAGCTGGCGCTGGGGGTGGTCGCGCCGGGCGGCCTGTTCGCCACCTTCTCCTGTACCGGCCTGGTCGCCGAGCACGAGTTCCTGGACATGCTGCGCCGCGCCGCGTACTTCTCCGGCCGCACCATCCAGATCCTGAAGGTGGCCGGCGCCGGCGCCGACCATCCGTTCATGGCCCACGTGCAGGAATCGCGGTACCTGAAGGCGGTGTTCTGCCGCGTGCTGGACTGA
- a CDS encoding TonB-dependent receptor translates to MRQQLKKFRSKAMFTFVGGVLVINPAFAQQAPQTQAQTPTPTSQSSSSTDATTLDTVSVTGIRNSLNQSMGIKRDNAGVVDAISAEDIGKFPDTNLAESLQRITGISIERRDGEGAQVTARGFGPQFNAVTLNGRVIPGADAFGAPGAVPIGGVDGGTRAFNFAQLASEAITGLEVYKTSRANAPSGGIGATINILTDRPFNHNGVVASAGVKAAYDDSQPFDNKVTPEVSGIFSYTNPDKTWGIGLSGSYQKRRGGSVQATENAWNIQRWTGTDPALRPDANVQNAPAIGQLYGMPNDLRYAFADFERERLNGQAVLQFAPTDALTLTLDYTYSSNEIREDRGEQGIWLQRANSFTDLVFDTGQAVATPVYLRDVPNGAKDFGMEQQRNMQKYKLGSLGFNADWQATDRLRLTFDAHNSKTQSLPNDPVTGGSATYLSYAGTNNCTSGTQCGGQWAQELFFNNSLPIGARTWYPTAADSIAGTNGLLNQDFSPAEIGSQVLRIYYQSQVTEVKEGRVDGQFDFDNGRFQFGVDSAKTTMNRRTSDTYSALGDWGVANAGNEPGMLALLQPVGITGMFKDFNASGAAPHAWRGNADQLAQWAGNAYGATTRYNPLFSADNQVEEKTRAAYMQLEFDGTLGSMTTNTRIGVRYEKTDVVSTSQVATPTALEWQANNDFQLLRSDEVQPFSEKHSYSYVLPNLDFSINLTDELKARASFGQSIARAPYSNLLAGPTPGTPSGSILINPSTRASGSAQNPSLDPLESNNLDLALEWYFADASYVSLTFWDKRVSNFIGTSVTRENLYGLRDPTSGPDAQAALAFLQSGACAAQVGAAGNDVAAACSANDTSLFSAMALLRNAAATGGLGAYNGSSAQSLALENAYDIVAAPNDPLYEFDVSRPVNQNKAKIHGWEMGGQYFFGDTGFGVYANYTIVKGDVGFDNTVLDRDQFALLGLSDTANVMLMYEKYGWSARLAWNWRDEYLIAANQDGSNRNPYYVEPYQQLDLSVSYAITDNLSIGFEAINITSEDVRWHGRSKKQVIKVLDQSPRYTLGVRYNF, encoded by the coding sequence ATGCGTCAGCAGTTGAAGAAGTTCCGCTCCAAGGCCATGTTCACCTTCGTCGGCGGGGTGCTGGTGATCAATCCGGCGTTCGCCCAGCAGGCGCCGCAGACCCAGGCGCAGACCCCGACCCCGACCAGCCAGTCCTCGTCCTCGACCGACGCCACCACCCTGGACACGGTCAGCGTCACCGGCATCCGCAACAGCCTCAACCAGTCGATGGGGATCAAGCGCGACAACGCCGGCGTGGTCGATGCGATCAGCGCCGAGGACATCGGCAAGTTCCCCGACACCAACCTGGCCGAATCGCTGCAGCGCATCACCGGCATCTCGATCGAGCGCCGCGACGGCGAAGGCGCGCAGGTCACCGCGCGCGGCTTCGGCCCGCAGTTCAACGCGGTCACCCTCAACGGCCGCGTGATTCCCGGCGCCGACGCGTTCGGCGCGCCGGGCGCGGTGCCGATCGGCGGCGTGGACGGCGGCACCCGCGCGTTCAACTTCGCCCAGCTCGCCTCCGAGGCGATCACCGGCCTGGAGGTGTACAAGACCAGCCGCGCCAATGCGCCCAGCGGCGGCATCGGCGCCACCATCAACATCCTCACCGACCGCCCGTTCAATCACAACGGCGTGGTCGCCAGCGCCGGCGTCAAGGCCGCCTACGACGATTCGCAGCCGTTCGACAACAAGGTCACGCCGGAAGTGTCCGGCATCTTCAGCTACACCAACCCGGACAAGACCTGGGGCATCGGCCTGAGCGGCAGCTACCAGAAGCGCCGCGGCGGCTCGGTACAGGCGACCGAAAATGCCTGGAACATCCAGCGCTGGACCGGCACCGATCCGGCGCTGCGCCCTGACGCCAACGTGCAGAACGCGCCGGCGATCGGTCAGCTCTACGGCATGCCCAACGACCTGCGCTATGCCTTCGCCGATTTCGAGCGCGAGCGCCTCAACGGCCAGGCGGTGCTGCAGTTCGCGCCGACCGACGCGCTGACCCTGACCCTGGACTACACCTACTCCAGCAACGAGATCCGCGAGGACCGCGGCGAGCAGGGCATCTGGCTGCAGCGCGCCAACAGCTTCACCGACCTGGTGTTCGACACCGGGCAGGCGGTGGCCACCCCGGTGTACCTGCGCGACGTGCCCAACGGCGCCAAGGACTTCGGCATGGAGCAGCAGCGCAACATGCAGAAGTACAAGCTCGGCTCGCTGGGCTTCAACGCCGACTGGCAGGCCACCGACCGCCTGCGCCTGACCTTCGATGCGCACAACTCCAAGACGCAGAGCCTGCCCAACGATCCGGTCACCGGCGGCAGCGCCACCTATCTCAGCTACGCCGGCACCAACAACTGCACCAGCGGCACCCAGTGCGGCGGGCAGTGGGCGCAGGAACTGTTCTTCAACAACAGCCTGCCGATCGGCGCGCGCACCTGGTATCCGACCGCGGCCGATTCGATCGCCGGGACCAACGGCCTGCTCAACCAGGACTTCAGTCCGGCCGAAATCGGTTCGCAAGTGCTGCGCATCTATTACCAGAGCCAGGTGACCGAGGTGAAGGAAGGGCGCGTCGACGGCCAGTTCGACTTCGACAACGGCCGCTTCCAGTTCGGCGTGGACAGCGCCAAGACCACCATGAACCGGCGCACCAGCGATACCTATTCGGCGCTGGGCGACTGGGGCGTGGCCAATGCCGGCAACGAGCCGGGCATGCTGGCGCTGTTGCAGCCGGTCGGGATCACCGGCATGTTCAAGGACTTCAATGCCTCCGGCGCCGCGCCGCATGCCTGGCGCGGCAACGCCGACCAACTGGCGCAGTGGGCCGGCAACGCCTACGGCGCGACCACGCGCTACAACCCGCTGTTCAGCGCCGACAACCAGGTCGAGGAAAAGACCCGCGCCGCGTACATGCAGTTGGAATTCGACGGCACGCTCGGCAGCATGACCACCAATACCCGCATCGGCGTGCGCTACGAGAAGACCGATGTGGTCTCCACCTCGCAGGTCGCGACCCCGACCGCGCTGGAGTGGCAGGCCAACAACGACTTCCAGTTGTTGCGTTCCGACGAAGTGCAGCCGTTCAGCGAGAAGCACAGCTATAGCTACGTGCTGCCGAACCTGGATTTCAGCATCAACCTCACCGACGAACTGAAGGCCCGCGCCTCGTTCGGGCAGAGCATCGCGCGCGCCCCGTACAGCAACCTGCTTGCCGGGCCGACGCCGGGCACGCCGAGCGGCTCGATCCTGATCAATCCGTCCACGCGTGCGTCCGGCAGTGCCCAGAACCCGAGCCTGGATCCGCTGGAATCCAACAACCTGGACCTGGCGCTGGAGTGGTACTTCGCCGATGCCAGCTACGTCTCGCTGACGTTCTGGGACAAGCGCGTGTCCAACTTCATCGGCACCAGCGTCACCCGCGAAAACCTGTACGGCCTGCGCGATCCCACCTCCGGGCCGGACGCGCAGGCGGCGCTGGCCTTCCTGCAGAGCGGCGCCTGCGCCGCGCAGGTCGGCGCCGCCGGCAACGACGTGGCCGCGGCCTGTTCGGCCAACGACACCTCGCTGTTCTCGGCGATGGCGCTGCTGCGCAACGCCGCGGCCACCGGCGGACTCGGTGCGTACAACGGCAGCTCGGCGCAGAGCCTGGCGCTGGAGAATGCCTACGACATCGTCGCCGCACCGAATGACCCGCTGTACGAGTTCGACGTGTCGCGCCCGGTCAACCAGAACAAGGCCAAGATCCACGGCTGGGAAATGGGCGGACAGTACTTCTTCGGCGATACCGGCTTCGGCGTCTACGCCAACTACACCATCGTCAAGGGCGACGTCGGCTTCGACAACACCGTGCTCGACCGCGACCAGTTCGCGCTGCTCGGCCTCAGCGACACCGCCAACGTCATGCTGATGTACGAGAAGTACGGCTGGAGCGCGCGCCTGGCCTGGAACTGGCGCGACGAATACCTGATCGCGGCCAACCAGGACGGGTCCAACCGCAACCCGTACTACGTCGAGCCGTACCAGCAACTGGACCTGAGCGTGAGCTACGCCATCACCGACAACCTGTCGATCGGTTTCGAGGCGATCAACATCACCAGCGAGGACGTGCGCTGGCACGGACGCTCGAAGAAGCAGGTGATCAAGGTGCTGGACCAGAGCCCGCGCTATACCTTGGGCGTGCGCTACAACTTCTGA